aaatcgggaaatGTGGATGTAATTCGCGCTTAAGGCACCTTAAGGGAACCAATACATTCTATGACTCTTCTTTGTTATACTACTCTTTGCTCTTCTTTTTCCGCGCGGACTATAGCCCCTACCATCTATGGCTACGCGGCGGGTTGCACTGAAACCATAGACAACCCAATTGACACATttaatttgacactgacagtaaGATCAGTGACTTGATGAGATGACTTCAGTGAGTGAACTGAGGTAGCCTAGCCGTAGCGATAAAATTTTAGAAAGGATGAGAAATCTTGAACGTAGTTTTCTAGCCATTTCTTCATAATTTGTGAAATagtttgttatttaataaattacttattaataGTTCTAACTACGCCTGATTATGGCAATTCTAACACACAACCCCTTAGAAAAGTTTGTGTACGTACGTGTGGAATGTTGTGAAAACTTCACAAAAATAAGTGAAtgaaaatgtatgacacaaatTCTGATAATGAAAGCATGGATGTGGCTTCATCTGGTGTATCTGAGTCAGCAACGAACGATGCTTATCTGGTACCCGAACGATCAAGAAAAGCATATGATAAAATTTACCAAGATTTTATGAACTGGAAAATAACAAACGATATACAATCTTTCAAAGAGGAGGTGGTATTAGCATACTTTCGAGAAATGTCGGACAAATTCAAATACTCTACCTTGTCAACAAATTTCTCAATTCTAAAAAATACTTTAGTTCTGAATCATAAGGTAGACATCTCAAAATATTCTAAGGTGATTGCTCTCATAAAAAGTAAAGCAGAGGGCTATACAGGGAAAAAATCCAAGACATTTTCACctgatgaaataaataagttcTTAAAAGAAGCACATGATGATGAATACCTTGCTGCTAAGGTAACCTgttatgtcttttttttttgttatcctattttgtgttttaaatagTAACACATGGACCAATTAATTCTTTCTTATATTTACAGGTTGCCTTGATATTTGGCATTGTGGGTGCTTGTCGGCGACAAGAATTGCACAGACTTCAGTTTACAGATGTAGAAGTCTGTGGATCAAGAATTCTTGTGAAGATCTACAACACCAAATCAAATACTAACCGAGTGTTCACCGTAACTGGTGAATATTTTGAActtgttaaaaaatacataagtcTGCGACCTGATCACTGCTGCAGCCCAAGCTTTTTCATACACTATCACACAGGCAAATACACCTCAATGAGTGTAGGTATTAACCAGTTTGGAAATCTAGGTAAAACAATTGCCAAATTCTTAGGACTCCCTAATCCAGAATTGTACACTGGACACTGTTTTCGACGGACATCAGCAACAATATTAGTTGATGCAGATGGAGATATTTTACCTTTACGAGGGCATGCTAGATATAAAACTATCCCTGTATCAGAGCCAGAGGATTCCACTAATGACTCAATAGCAAGTTTGGTTGCAAACAAAAGtattgtaaacaaaaatgaTCATAGCAAAATTATAACAGAAACTTGCTCAAGCAATATAACGGAGAATAAAATTCAAGAACCAAATCAGTTTCGGAATTCCTTTGAGAACCAGAGCATTGaacatgtaaatataaatattacaaatacagCGACAGATGTTGCGGAGAACTCAATGGAAAACAAAGATGAAGTATGGAGTCaaatacaaaattgttttttcaaGAAGAAAACTGATGTAAGTATTAATACTCCAGGTACAAGTTTATCAGAAGACTACTTTGATGATTCAATCGAAGATGAAGATAAAGCGAGGAATCCTACTGAAAATCCCTTAGAAGACAATggcaataaaattgtaaacattAATGTGCCAGGCGCACCCGGTAATTTACAGCAAATGTTAAGTACTTTAGTGCGCTTCAACAATTGCAATAttcaaaatgttaatatttattgcaataagtaagtaatattttgaaaCTCTCAGGTGGTTATCACACTGTGCCCCACCAGTGTGCAGTTTAAATTCTACTATCCATCTATAGGGATCATCCACTAAACTCCACAGTGTAATAAGCAGTTTCCCTGAATCTGACTATTGTGTGTAGGTTTAAGAAAAGTCAGGAATTTTTgatttgttatttgtataacTCCACTAATTTGAACTAATTAAAGAATTACATCTGGTGAACAAATCAAAGTTATgttcattaaatattttgatttgttttttttaagtagtaaCATTACCAGGGCTCGAACAAATCATGCCGATGACGTCAagccacatttttatttttcaaaggtgTTTCTCAGAGCGTTTCAACCGCTG
The nucleotide sequence above comes from Cydia pomonella isolate Wapato2018A chromosome 2, ilCydPomo1, whole genome shotgun sequence. Encoded proteins:
- the LOC133532661 gene encoding uncharacterized protein LOC133532661, with translation MKMYDTNSDNESMDVASSGVSESATNDAYLVPERSRKAYDKIYQDFMNWKITNDIQSFKEEVVLAYFREMSDKFKYSTLSTNFSILKNTLVLNHKVDISKYSKVIALIKSKAEGYTGKKSKTFSPDEINKFLKEAHDDEYLAAKVALIFGIVGACRRQELHRLQFTDVEVCGSRILVKIYNTKSNTNRVFTVTGEYFELVKKYISLRPDHCCSPSFFIHYHTGKYTSMSVGINQFGNLGKTIAKFLGLPNPELYTGHCFRRTSATILVDADGDILPLRGHARYKTIPVSEPEDSTNDSIASLVANKSIVNKNDHSKIITETCSSNITENKIQEPNQFRNSFENQSIEHVNINITNTATDVAENSMENKDEVWSQIQNCFFKKKTDVSINTPGTSLSEDYFDDSIEDEDKARNPTENPLEDNGNKIVNINVPGAPGNLQQMLSTLVRFNNCNIQNVNIYCNK